TAAACAGTGACGACGCGCCGCGGCTGGCTATTCTGGATTGGCAAATGCCGGAAGCGGATGGCGTTGAAGTGTGTCGGCGGATTAAGGAAGACCTGAGCCGCGACTTCACCTATATCATTATCCTCAGCGCTCGCGACGGAGAAGACGACATGGTGGCCGGGTTGAGTGCCGGCGCGGATGACTACCTTCCGAAGTCGACGAACCCCATCATCCTGAAATCGCGTCTGACCGCAGCCGCTCGCATTCTGGAACGCGTCCCTCCCAAAGGCTGGACGAAGCCGACCATCGACGGCTACACCGTTGAAAACCTACTCGGCAAAGGAGCCTACGCCACCGTTTGGAAGGCGATTCAGAATGCCACCGGGCAGCAGGTCGCATTAAAAATTCTGAGAATGGACCTGTCGACCGACGGCATCTTCAGCCGGTTTGCTCGCGAGATCAAGCTGATGGAGAAACTGTGTCACCCCAACATCGCTCAGATCTACGACAGCAAAATTGACCGCACCATCGGCTACTGCGCGATGGAATTAATTGATGGCGTGCCTCTACAACGGTACATGAAAGATCACACGGTCAAAAAGCCGCAAATGTTCGACATCGTGTATCAGCTTTGCAAAGGCTTGGAACACGCTCACCAAAACGGAATCA
This DNA window, taken from Fuerstiella marisgermanici, encodes the following:
- a CDS encoding protein kinase domain-containing protein, encoding MKVLIAEDSRTVRVLLEGQLKSWGYDPVSAANGKEALEILNSDDAPRLAILDWQMPEADGVEVCRRIKEDLSRDFTYIIILSARDGEDDMVAGLSAGADDYLPKSTNPIILKSRLTAAARILERVPPKGWTKPTIDGYTVENLLGKGAYATVWKAIQNATGQQVALKILRMDLSTDGIFSRFAREIKLMEKLCHPNIAQIYDSKIDRTIGYCAMELIDGVPLQRYMKDHTVKKPQMFDIVYQLCKGLEHAHQNGIIHRDVKPSNIMMTSEGKPKLVDFGLGRNMFRPDSERENSQTMEGYVVGTPMYMAPEQARGENDRLDGRADIYSLGTILYITLVRRHPYDISRECRSDAIKEVAHGVARRPSEFKPDFDPELERILMKSLAHAPDDRYQSAREMGTALKQYADANF